The nucleotide window GCAAGTCAGCCCACGCTTCATACTATCAGCACCTTTGATGTCGGCGAGACTGAAAAAGCCTTCAAAGGCTTGCCGCTTAGCACCATCAGACAAAATGCCGAGGGTGGCACCTTTGATCGCACGCAAAACAGCTATGAGCTGCGACTGTTTGATTCCGCGGATGCCGAGCGGCCTTTGCGTTTTGCCTATCTAAAGCAAAGCGACAGCGAAGTGTTTGAGCTTGGCGATACGCCTATCAAAACTCGAAAAACCTTCGAGTACGACGACTTTGGAAATGTCACCAAACAAGCAGAGTGGGGCATCATCGAAGGCGAGAACTTGCTTGCCGGGGGTGACGAGCGCATCACCACGCGCAGCTATGCGCAAAACACCGAGCGATGGATCTTGGGCGCGCTTGCTTCAGAGAAGATTAGCGATGCATCAGGTACGCGTATTACTGAAACACGCACCTATTATGACGGCTCCGCTTTTGAGGGATTGCCCTTGGGGCAAATCGAGCGCGGGGCTGTGAGCCGAAAAACAAGCTGGCGCTCGGGTGATGAGTTTGTCGATGCCGAGCGCAATGAACACGATGCGCACGGAAATATCTTGGCGCAAATCGATGGCCGCGATGGGCGCAGCGATTACGCTTACGATGAAAGCGGCACTTTTGTCACCGAAGAGATGCTCACGGTCGATGAATCACACGCGCTTACTTTCCGGGCGACCTACGATCCTGCTTTTGGCACCATGCTTTCATTTTTAGACCCCAATGAGCAAACGACGACTTTCGAGCACGATGCTCTCGGGCGCTTGATGACCATTATCGAGCCGGGCGATGGCAAAGAGCGACCCACCAAAAGCTATGAGTACACCCTTGGTACGCCCACCTCGGTGATTCGCGAGAGACTGATCAAAGACAGCGATTCGGACGACGTCGAAACCTCGATTACGCACGTCGATGGGCTTGGCCGTAAACGCGCTATCTTTGAAGATGCAGGAGACGGTTCATGGGCTGCAAGCGAGATTAAAAGCTACGGTCCTCGTGGTCTTGTAAGCTTTGCGCAGCGCCCGCTCTTTGCCAGCAACGCCGATTACCGCGAAGCGGACCGCGACCAAAGCGGCATTGAGCTCAGTTACGATGCCCTGGGCCGCCCGCTCAGCGAAGTCGAACCGGACGGCGCGATGCGAGCCTTTAGCTATGCGCCACTGCGCAGCTCGCGTTTTGATGAAAATAACAGGCGCCGAACAGACATCGTCGATGGCCTAGGGCGTCTTATCCAGCACGCTCAGCAAGGCGATGAAGACGATGCGGTTACAACGTACAGCTACAACGCGGCAGACAAATTAACAGAGCTTAGCGATGCACGCGGCAGCGTGCGGCGCTACACCTACAACGGCCTTTTGCAGCGCACCAAAGTCCAGGACCCCAATGCAGGCACATGGGAGTTTAGCTACGATGTGCCTGGTGGGCTCTTAAGCCGCACTGACCCAGAGGGGAATCAATTGCGCTATGTCTATGATGCTCGCGGCAGAGCGCTTGAAGAATGGCATCGGGCAAAAGATGGCGAAGAGCGCTTGTCCGTGCGCTATCATTACGATGAACGCTCAGAGCGTTTTTCGTGGATGCGCCACACCCAAGGTCAGCTTTCATGGGTCGAGGACGAAGTCGGCGAAGTGCACTTTGGTTACGATGCACGCGGTCGGGCCACGGATGAAGTGCGCCGCTGGAGCGACGGCACGGAGCATGCAAACTGGTCGGAATACGATTCGCAAGACCGCCTCAAACGCCGCGGCTACCCAAACAAGACCTATTTTGAAACTTCGTATGATGCGCGCGGACTCACCCAGAGCATCACTGGCTTGATCAGCAATGTGAGCTGGAGCGCATGGGGCAGCTTGCAAGAAGCCAGCTACGGCAACGGCGTAAAGAGCCAACGCGAGTATGATTCGCGGCAGCGCCTGCGGCACATGTTCTCTGGGGCCGGTAGCGCAACGCTACTTGATTTGCGGTTTGAGCTTGATCCGAGTTCACGTGTCATCGAGGAAACCGATGCCCGCGAGCTTAGCGCTGCGCTCAATCTCAGCGCTAGTTATAGCTACGATGCGCGTTATCGCTTGGCATCAGAGCAAAACCGGCTCGGAACCACCACCTTTAGCTACGATGTGATGTCCAATCTGCTTTCGGTGACTTCGGATCGCGCTGATCTTCCCGCACAAGTTGACTATGAATACACGGATTCAAACGGCCCTGATCGCGTCACTAAGTTTGCCGATGAGTCTTTGAAGTATGATGCCGCAGGCCGCTTGCTTGAAGATGGCGCGCGTGTTTTGGAATGGGACGCCAAAGGCCGCATTGCCAAAGTCGTCCGCGAAGATGAAAACGGCGCGCAAATCACCGAGAGCTACCAGTATGGCTACGATGATCGCCGAGTTATCAAACGCACCATAAGCAGTGATGGCGAAACAGAAGTGCGCTATCCCTCGCCGGATGTCGAAGTGCGCGAAGGAAAGATCATTCGCTACGTCGAGCTTGATAACAAACGCGCGATACGCCTTGATGCCGTGTCAGACTCGCATTCCGCGCAAGCATCGGCTGCAGCTGTATCAACTTTCGTTCAGTTTCCTAAACCGTCGTCACCGTGGCTGCTGTTGTTCGGACTTCTGGCTTTGCTTGCTTCGGTCATCTTCAGTTTTCTCAAACGCCGAAGCGTTGCGCTCGGTGCGCTTTCGCTCGCCAGTGTTCTGCTCAGCTGCGGTGGCGATGACTATGATCCGCATGCGGGCGTGCTCATCAGCGAGTGGCCTGCTGATGCCGAGCTGTACTTGCATGATTTGCACGGCAGCCCTGTGGTGCGCGCTGGCTCCGAAGGAGAAGTGCTCGCCCGCTACGCTTACAACGCGTATGGCAGTGTGCGGGGCCTGGAAGAGAGTAGCGCTGACCCATTTCGCTTTGCCGGCAACGAGTTCGACAAAGGCGCAGCCCTAGCTGATTTCAAAGCCAGACCCTACCGGCCCGAACTAAGCAGCTTCATCAAAGCATACCCTGTGGCCGTCTTCGATCCCGAAAGCATCATGCAGGAGCCCGAGCGGCTCAGCCCCTACAGTTATGCCCTCGGCGAACCCATCGGCATGACCGACCCGGATGGCATGCACCCTGGTCCTACGCCTGGTGGGTATAGACCACCCACGCTGTTTGACAAATTCAAAGACTTCGCAGGTGATTTCTACACGGACACAGTCGAAGGAATTATCAACAGTCCACCTGGTCCCGGTATGGTTTTCGGAGGCCTAAAGGGCGTCGGCAAAGCAAGCGCGTCCGGCATCGGCAAAGTCGCGAGCCGCTACGCTCCGAAAGCCACCAAGTTCATCGGCAAACAAGCCAGCCGCCTAAGCAAATGGGCCGGCCAAAAACTTTCTTCTGCCACGAAAGCTGTTGGTAATCGCATCTTGGGTGGCAGCGGTTCCCGAGCGGCCAAAAAGCTACACAGAGTGGGCTCGGAAAAGCGATATCCCAGGGGCATGCGTTCGGTAAACACGTCATCAAAGGTGGTGAATTTTTCGGAGCTTGGCATCAAGTCGCCCGAGGCGTTTGCGAAACATATCAACAAAGTAGTCGCGGGAGCGAAGGGCGCTAATGTACGACAGCTTGCGGGAGGACGAACTGCATATTGGGATGACCTGACTGGAACCGTCGTTATTCAGAACCCGAAAGCAGTCGATATGGGTACAGCATTTCGGCCGACCCTTGGTAAACAGTATTTCACAGATATCTTAAAATGAGGGAGAAAGCCGTGGCATTTGCATATTTGTCCGAGAAAGACATCGAAATCATAGGACAGTGCTTGGTCGCTTCGGTAAATGGTCCATTCTTTCCTGATTGGGAGTTCGCTACATTGTTTGGCTTAGAGCGAGAGGAAGTGGGAACTGTTATGCGCACTTGGCCGAATGTATTGGACGACGACAATAGTGCGTTGTTGGCAGTGAAAAATGCACTCGGGAACCTGGTGGGCTATCCGCATGGTGAGGAGTTGAGTCAGTTTGTTTCGGCGACCCCTGAGCAACTTCTCGAAATACTCAAAAGATATCTAATCGGAACATGTGAGCAAACAAGTTATCTGAAGGCAGTTCGCGATTGATAGTTTTGAGCACTAGGGCGTTCTAAAAAGGTGCTAAAAAGGTGCCAGCCTGAGGTATCCCTAAAAAGGTAAAAAGGTGCCAACGACTTTTAGTGGGAAG belongs to Myxococcales bacterium and includes:
- a CDS encoding VCBS repeat-containing protein, with amino-acid sequence MMRNLFASTLVFACTLCLSASAQDRSGVRPAVMSVPSGPGSIEGLGEAFEPQLQAGSSTYGIDIDVPPGVAGFEPEVTLQYSSGTGYDVLGLGWSLSMPAVERSTDRRLPTYTVEDRWVLSGMGGKGSEELVQMSDGSYRFEIEGAFARGRRSGDGFIFTNTSGVIFEFDGSASSVVRDGSKDFSYALTAQEDTFGHRIEYIYDKPAGERRYLTSIRYNLHAEGSVNEVRFSYEERPDALTSYLSAFAVRTTKRLSKIEVLHAGEPVRQYDLSYELGTGLSRLVKVELTGKDGETTLPALSLTYAEFDAAIAPKQMLNGPTRELGASVEIADVNGDALPDVVQMDASLDGGAYRLRPNLDGTQFGEWQNIDSASTWLDNPDTQLADVNGDGAPDVLARLSSSSDGLRYYPGGSTGFGAAVVLSPNLSPAPSDPNVKFVDLNHDRRVDWLHIEASSGDVRVAINQGDGTFSAVQNLGQLASGQVLTFDGDGLRLADMNGDGLQDIAQLRSGSLRYFPAKGSGHFGSVVSISGAPTLSSSELERSNLSDIDGNGLADLVVVNAAHVLLYLNLASSALSDVVRIENTPGSSSSIQVRLFDINANGSTDVVWLDRSLGVDEAWTYVDVLEQGKPGLLTAIDNCLGQVIRMGYAGIGEMRAWANEHSLDWSKRSPLGQMLLSQMWIDDSLGSVQHSRFYYADGYFDPYEREFRGFAYAQRIDVGDASQPTLHTISTFDVGETEKAFKGLPLSTIRQNAEGGTFDRTQNSYELRLFDSADAERPLRFAYLKQSDSEVFELGDTPIKTRKTFEYDDFGNVTKQAEWGIIEGENLLAGGDERITTRSYAQNTERWILGALASEKISDASGTRITETRTYYDGSAFEGLPLGQIERGAVSRKTSWRSGDEFVDAERNEHDAHGNILAQIDGRDGRSDYAYDESGTFVTEEMLTVDESHALTFRATYDPAFGTMLSFLDPNEQTTTFEHDALGRLMTIIEPGDGKERPTKSYEYTLGTPTSVIRERLIKDSDSDDVETSITHVDGLGRKRAIFEDAGDGSWAASEIKSYGPRGLVSFAQRPLFASNADYREADRDQSGIELSYDALGRPLSEVEPDGAMRAFSYAPLRSSRFDENNRRRTDIVDGLGRLIQHAQQGDEDDAVTTYSYNAADKLTELSDARGSVRRYTYNGLLQRTKVQDPNAGTWEFSYDVPGGLLSRTDPEGNQLRYVYDARGRALEEWHRAKDGEERLSVRYHYDERSERFSWMRHTQGQLSWVEDEVGEVHFGYDARGRATDEVRRWSDGTEHANWSEYDSQDRLKRRGYPNKTYFETSYDARGLTQSITGLISNVSWSAWGSLQEASYGNGVKSQREYDSRQRLRHMFSGAGSATLLDLRFELDPSSRVIEETDARELSAALNLSASYSYDARYRLASEQNRLGTTTFSYDVMSNLLSVTSDRADLPAQVDYEYTDSNGPDRVTKFADESLKYDAAGRLLEDGARVLEWDAKGRIAKVVREDENGAQITESYQYGYDDRRVIKRTISSDGETEVRYPSPDVEVREGKIIRYVELDNKRAIRLDAVSDSHSAQASAAAVSTFVQFPKPSSPWLLLFGLLALLASVIFSFLKRRSVALGALSLASVLLSCGGDDYDPHAGVLISEWPADAELYLHDLHGSPVVRAGSEGEVLARYAYNAYGSVRGLEESSADPFRFAGNEFDKGAALADFKARPYRPELSSFIKAYPVAVFDPESIMQEPERLSPYSYALGEPIGMTDPDGMHPGPTPGGYRPPTLFDKFKDFAGDFYTDTVEGIINSPPGPGMVFGGLKGVGKASASGIGKVASRYAPKATKFIGKQASRLSKWAGQKLSSATKAVGNRILGGSGSRAAKKLHRVGSEKRYPRGMRSVNTSSKVVNFSELGIKSPEAFAKHINKVVAGAKGANVRQLAGGRTAYWDDLTGTVVIQNPKAVDMGTAFRPTLGKQYFTDILK